Proteins from one Salaquimonas pukyongi genomic window:
- the fdxA gene encoding ferredoxin FdxA → MTYIVNDKCIKCKYMDCVEVCPVDCFYEGENMLVIHPDECIDCGVCEPECPAEAILPDTEPGLDKWLQLNAEYAEKWPNITIKRESPEDAKEFDGVEGKFEKYFSPEPGQGD, encoded by the coding sequence ATGACTTACATCGTCAACGACAAGTGCATCAAATGCAAATACATGGATTGCGTCGAAGTATGTCCGGTCGACTGCTTCTACGAAGGCGAGAACATGCTCGTCATCCATCCCGATGAATGCATCGATTGCGGGGTTTGCGAACCGGAATGCCCTGCCGAAGCCATTTTGCCGGATACCGAGCCGGGGCTGGACAAGTGGCTGCAGCTCAATGCCGAATATGCCGAAAAGTGGCCCAATATCACCATCAAGCGGGAATCCCCGGAAGATGCCAAGGAATTTGACGGCGTTGAAGGCAAATTCGAAAAGTACTTTTCGCCCGAGCCGGGCCAGGGCGACTGA
- a CDS encoding VUT family protein, translating into MERNTSRPAFAALLPYVGAMAAIVIASNILVQHPFTPFGLGELLTWGAFTYPFAFLANDLANRRLGMSAARMVVAAGFLLAVILSIWLATPRIAIASGTAFAVAQILDLLIFDRMRMMTWWKAPLVSSIIASAIDTALFFRLAFAPSFGGIDRWFGMEDGSLGFPVVMFGYEMPLWVSLAIGDFLVKVLIGFVALLPYAGLLRLTAKTPAANEGRL; encoded by the coding sequence ATGGAACGCAATACATCACGTCCGGCCTTTGCCGCTCTCCTGCCCTATGTTGGCGCCATGGCGGCCATCGTCATCGCCTCCAACATTCTGGTGCAACACCCCTTCACGCCCTTTGGACTGGGAGAGTTGCTGACCTGGGGCGCCTTCACCTATCCTTTCGCTTTCCTTGCCAATGACCTTGCCAACCGCCGTCTTGGCATGAGCGCCGCCCGCATGGTTGTTGCTGCAGGTTTTTTGCTTGCCGTCATCCTGTCAATCTGGCTGGCGACACCGCGAATCGCCATTGCCTCGGGCACCGCCTTCGCGGTCGCCCAGATTCTCGATCTGCTGATCTTCGATCGCATGCGCATGATGACGTGGTGGAAGGCACCGCTGGTTTCCAGCATCATCGCATCGGCAATCGATACCGCCCTGTTCTTCCGTCTTGCTTTCGCGCCCTCCTTTGGAGGGATCGACCGGTGGTTCGGCATGGAAGACGGGTCGCTTGGCTTCCCGGTTGTCATGTTCGGCTACGAAATGCCGCTGTGGGTATCGCTGGCGATTGGCGATTTTCTGGTCAAGGTGCTGATCGGCTTTGTCGCCCTGCTGCCCTATGCGGGCCTGCTGCGGCTTACCGCAAAGACCCCCGCCGCCAATGAGGGTAGGTTATGA
- a CDS encoding RNA-binding S4 domain-containing protein, with amino-acid sequence MSEQRPQSPKAGKIRLDKWLWHARQAKSRSLAQKLIQSGRVRINGQRIANNAFPVGPGDTVTLAVHGGTHHADVRLLEIVACGERRGPHSEAAMLYVDRSPRPENGPDGEKVASASGMLREKRPDARERRLARKLAGKDGF; translated from the coding sequence GTGAGTGAGCAGCGGCCACAATCCCCCAAGGCGGGCAAAATCCGCCTCGACAAGTGGCTTTGGCATGCCCGGCAGGCAAAAAGCCGGTCGCTGGCGCAGAAACTGATCCAGTCCGGACGGGTGAGAATCAACGGCCAGCGCATCGCAAACAACGCCTTTCCCGTCGGTCCGGGCGATACGGTTACACTCGCAGTACATGGCGGCACACACCATGCCGATGTGAGATTGCTGGAGATCGTTGCCTGCGGAGAACGGCGCGGGCCCCATTCGGAGGCCGCCATGTTGTATGTGGACCGCTCGCCACGCCCGGAAAACGGCCCGGATGGAGAGAAAGTGGCTTCTGCTTCAGGCATGCTGCGGGAAAAGCGGCCCGATGCCCGCGAACGCAGACTTGCCCGCAAGCTTGCCGGAAAGGACGGCTTTTAA
- a CDS encoding helicase-related protein, with translation MNFPPSTNLPASGARSGLQGGSGRGVTAILGPTNTGKTHLAIERMAAHSSGLIGLPLRLLAREVYQRLCEKVGVASVALITGEEKIVPPRARYQVCTVEAMPSQADVAFVAIDEVQLAADFERGHIFTDRLLNLRGREETLLLGAETMAGVLRHLLPGIEIVSRPRMSVLTYAGSKKITRLQTRSAIVAFSAGEVYAIAELVRRQRGGAAVVMGSLSPRTRNAQVELYQAGDADFLVATDAIGMGLNLDVRHVAFAQDRKFDGRQYRRLTAGELGQIAGRAGRHMRDGTFGVTGQVPPLEGELAGQLESHAFEPVKVLNWRNRDLDFSSIGTLRQSLEMPSGNRLLMKALPVSDLVALETLSRERWVHGACTSAEVVRLLWDVCCVPDYRKISPASHGELLLRIFRQISERGKIDTDWFSAQIKQANRRDGGIDALSARIAQIRTWTYLSHREEWLDDAPYWQETARQVEDSLSYALHEALTKRFIDRRTSQLMRKLRDNASMEAEIKPDGAVQVEGHHVGKLAGFRFTPDTAGQSPEAKAANAAASKALTGEMEKRANRLNASPNTDFALDSDGMLRWQGEPVGKLVAGEDYLHPRIVLLADEQLTGTARDQVVQRLDRWIANHTANVLKPLVEMSSDQTLEGLARGTAFRLVENYGNIQRREIASDVQNLSQDMRAGLRRHGVRFGAYTIYVPALLKPAPAELLCLLWAVKNDRLDAPGRAEVLQVLASGRTSAVHEASYEDEVYRICGYRILGAKAVRIDILERLADLIRPALYYKAQDGAAKPEGAIDGRSFYVTPAMLSILGATHEDMELVLKGLGYRGEPKLESDVKPPEPVAEQGAADAAAADGAAPETENAVAGEAGDVATPQVASEGAGPSSETVTLSGEPQAEAAANNGSEAASPALVERTETDAEAKDQPEEGVAADAAADGASDGGQPDASGEADEGPKTILVWRPAPRKTGGKPRRATGQDQGKRQDGGENRGPRKGKGKHAKPGGKGRKPAGGQRMQSGPKKNRDAIDPDSPFAKLAALKEDLKKGE, from the coding sequence ATGAACTTTCCACCCTCCACCAATCTTCCGGCCAGCGGGGCGCGGTCAGGCTTGCAGGGCGGGAGCGGGCGCGGCGTTACCGCGATCCTGGGCCCGACCAATACGGGGAAGACCCATCTGGCCATCGAGCGGATGGCGGCACATTCGAGCGGGCTGATCGGCCTGCCCCTGCGCTTGCTGGCGCGCGAAGTTTATCAGCGCCTTTGTGAAAAGGTCGGGGTGGCGAGCGTTGCGCTGATCACCGGAGAAGAAAAGATCGTGCCGCCCAGGGCGCGCTATCAGGTCTGCACGGTGGAAGCGATGCCGTCACAGGCCGATGTCGCTTTTGTTGCCATCGACGAGGTGCAACTCGCAGCCGATTTCGAACGCGGCCATATTTTTACCGACCGGCTGCTGAACTTGCGCGGGCGGGAGGAAACGCTGCTGCTCGGAGCGGAGACCATGGCCGGAGTGCTGCGGCATCTGCTGCCGGGCATCGAGATCGTTTCAAGGCCGCGCATGTCGGTCCTGACCTATGCCGGATCGAAAAAGATCACACGGCTTCAGACAAGAAGCGCCATCGTCGCCTTTTCCGCCGGTGAGGTTTACGCCATCGCCGAACTGGTACGCCGCCAGCGCGGCGGCGCGGCAGTGGTGATGGGTTCGCTGAGCCCGCGCACCCGCAATGCCCAGGTCGAGCTTTATCAGGCGGGGGATGCCGACTTTCTGGTGGCAACCGATGCCATCGGCATGGGGCTTAATCTCGACGTCAGGCATGTTGCCTTTGCACAGGACCGGAAATTCGATGGCCGCCAGTACCGGCGGCTGACGGCTGGCGAACTGGGCCAGATTGCAGGCCGGGCAGGGCGGCACATGCGGGACGGCACTTTCGGAGTGACCGGCCAGGTGCCGCCGCTTGAGGGGGAACTGGCCGGACAATTGGAAAGCCACGCCTTCGAACCGGTCAAGGTGTTGAACTGGCGCAACCGGGATCTTGATTTTTCAAGCATCGGCACATTGCGGCAAAGCCTGGAGATGCCATCCGGCAACCGGCTGTTGATGAAGGCGCTGCCGGTATCCGACCTGGTGGCGCTGGAGACGCTGTCGCGTGAGCGGTGGGTGCATGGCGCCTGCACATCGGCAGAGGTTGTGCGGCTGCTTTGGGACGTGTGCTGTGTTCCCGATTACCGCAAGATTTCGCCGGCTTCTCATGGTGAGCTGCTGTTGCGCATTTTCAGACAGATCAGCGAGCGCGGAAAAATCGACACGGACTGGTTTTCAGCACAGATCAAACAGGCCAACCGGCGCGATGGCGGTATCGATGCCCTGTCGGCCCGGATCGCGCAGATCAGGACCTGGACGTATCTCTCCCACCGCGAGGAATGGCTTGATGACGCACCATACTGGCAGGAGACCGCACGCCAGGTGGAAGACAGCCTGTCCTACGCTTTGCATGAAGCCTTGACGAAACGCTTTATTGATCGCAGGACAAGCCAACTGATGAGGAAACTGCGGGACAACGCCTCAATGGAAGCGGAAATCAAGCCTGATGGCGCAGTGCAAGTGGAAGGCCATCATGTGGGCAAGCTCGCCGGGTTCCGGTTTACGCCGGATACGGCCGGCCAGAGCCCCGAAGCCAAGGCAGCCAATGCGGCGGCATCCAAGGCCCTGACGGGAGAGATGGAAAAACGGGCCAACCGGCTCAACGCATCGCCCAACACCGATTTTGCACTGGACAGCGACGGCATGCTGCGCTGGCAGGGCGAGCCGGTGGGCAAGCTTGTTGCAGGCGAAGATTACCTGCATCCGCGGATCGTGCTGCTTGCCGATGAACAGTTGACCGGCACGGCCCGCGATCAGGTTGTGCAGCGGCTGGATCGCTGGATTGCCAACCATACGGCAAATGTTCTCAAGCCACTGGTGGAGATGAGCAGCGACCAGACGCTGGAAGGGCTGGCGCGGGGCACCGCATTCCGCCTGGTGGAGAACTACGGCAACATCCAGCGGCGTGAGATCGCGTCCGATGTGCAAAACCTTTCCCAGGACATGCGCGCCGGACTGCGCCGGCACGGGGTGCGTTTCGGGGCCTATACCATCTACGTCCCGGCCCTTCTGAAACCGGCACCGGCCGAGTTGCTGTGCCTGCTTTGGGCGGTAAAAAATGACCGTCTGGATGCACCCGGCCGTGCGGAAGTGCTGCAGGTGCTGGCCTCCGGGCGGACATCGGCGGTGCATGAAGCTTCCTACGAGGACGAGGTTTACCGGATCTGCGGCTATCGCATACTGGGAGCCAAGGCCGTGCGCATCGATATTCTCGAGCGGCTGGCCGATCTCATTCGTCCGGCGCTGTACTATAAGGCGCAGGACGGCGCTGCGAAGCCGGAAGGGGCGATCGACGGGCGCAGTTTTTATGTAACGCCGGCCATGCTTTCCATTCTGGGCGCCACCCATGAAGACATGGAACTGGTGTTGAAGGGGCTTGGCTATCGCGGCGAGCCAAAACTTGAAAGCGATGTGAAGCCGCCAGAGCCGGTTGCAGAACAGGGCGCTGCTGACGCTGCTGCTGCAGATGGTGCTGCGCCGGAAACAGAAAATGCGGTGGCTGGTGAAGCTGGTGATGTTGCCACGCCGCAGGTGGCGAGTGAAGGGGCGGGGCCTTCCAGTGAAACGGTAACGCTGTCGGGAGAACCGCAGGCGGAAGCTGCGGCGAACAATGGATCGGAAGCGGCTTCGCCAGCGCTGGTGGAACGTACTGAAACAGATGCGGAAGCCAAAGATCAGCCAGAAGAAGGTGTTGCCGCCGATGCTGCCGCAGATGGTGCAAGCGATGGCGGGCAGCCCGATGCCTCCGGCGAAGCCGATGAAGGCCCCAAGACGATCCTTGTCTGGCGGCCGGCGCCGCGCAAAACCGGGGGCAAGCCGCGCCGTGCGACCGGTCAGGATCAGGGAAAACGCCAGGATGGTGGCGAGAACCGGGGCCCACGCAAGGGCAAAGGCAAACATGCCAAACCCGGCGGCAAGGGAAGAAAACCGGCCGGCGGCCAGCGCATGCAAAGCGGCCCGAAAAAAAACCGTGATGCGATCGATCCCGATTCTCCGTTTGCCAAGCTTGCCGCGTTGAAGGAAGATCTGAAGAAGGGTGAGTGA
- the rpmB gene encoding 50S ribosomal protein L28 has protein sequence MSRTCELTGKSVMYGNNVSHANNRNRRRFLPNLVNVTLMSETLNQRVRLRISAAALRSVEHRGGLDAFLAKAKEGELSQKARLLKRQIAKKSAEAAA, from the coding sequence ATGTCCAGAACCTGCGAACTTACCGGCAAGTCCGTCATGTATGGCAACAATGTCAGCCATGCCAACAACCGGAACCGCCGCCGCTTTCTGCCCAATCTGGTAAACGTCACGCTGATGAGCGAAACGCTTAACCAGCGCGTTCGTTTGCGCATTTCCGCCGCTGCCCTGCGCAGCGTCGAGCACCGCGGTGGTCTTGATGCCTTTCTGGCAAAAGCCAAAGAGGGCGAACTTTCCCAGAAAGCCCGTCTGCTGAAGCGCCAGATCGCCAAAAAGTCCGCAGAAGCCGCTGCCTGA
- a CDS encoding RNA polymerase factor sigma-32: MAYQEYPSKQILKAASDAPYLERSQELDLVRRWINRRDQQALHALTLAHMRLVLSLAFKFRRYGLPLADLIQEGHIGLLEAAARFDPQREVRFATYATWWVRAAMQDHILRNWSIVRGGTSSKQKALFFNLRKLRARIAANGSASDGRQTYEEIARALKVSVKDVAQMDARFSGADLSLDAPMRDDDGGGSTPRIEGLVSEEVTPDEAAQRSIDDERHHGWLNDAMAMLNARERQIIKARRLRENGATLEELGQEFGISKERVRQIEARALGKLREQLVLLDPEFSTYGRA, translated from the coding sequence ATGGCTTATCAGGAGTATCCCAGCAAGCAGATTCTCAAGGCGGCATCGGATGCGCCCTATCTGGAACGTTCACAAGAGCTCGATCTTGTCAGGCGCTGGATAAACAGGCGCGACCAGCAGGCCCTGCACGCCCTGACCCTGGCACATATGCGCCTGGTGCTTTCACTGGCCTTCAAGTTTCGCCGTTATGGCCTGCCGCTGGCCGACCTCATTCAGGAAGGTCATATCGGCCTGCTGGAGGCAGCGGCACGCTTTGACCCGCAGCGCGAGGTGCGCTTTGCGACCTATGCCACCTGGTGGGTCAGGGCGGCGATGCAGGACCATATCCTGAGGAACTGGTCGATCGTGCGTGGCGGTACCAGTTCCAAACAGAAGGCCCTGTTTTTCAACCTGCGGAAACTGCGTGCCCGAATTGCGGCCAATGGCAGTGCGTCCGATGGCCGGCAGACCTATGAGGAAATCGCCCGCGCGCTGAAGGTTTCCGTCAAGGACGTTGCGCAGATGGACGCGCGCTTTTCCGGCGCGGACCTGTCCCTTGATGCGCCGATGAGGGATGATGACGGAGGCGGGTCGACGCCGCGGATCGAGGGGCTGGTGTCGGAGGAAGTAACGCCGGATGAAGCCGCTCAGCGGTCAATCGATGACGAGCGGCATCACGGATGGCTCAACGATGCAATGGCGATGCTGAATGCCCGCGAGCGGCAAATCATCAAGGCACGGCGGCTGCGTGAAAACGGCGCCACCCTGGAAGAACTTGGCCAGGAGTTCGGCATTTCGAAAGAACGGGTTCGGCAGATCGAGGCCCGCGCGCTTGGCAAGCTTCGCGAACAGCTGGTTTTGCTCGATCCGGAATTTTCCACCTATGGGCGGGCCTGA
- a CDS encoding esterase-like activity of phytase family protein gives MSRLALFATRLFSAAFILAWLMAPVMAEPVKVVSEPIGYFHIGSSSNKVGRLAYAGGLEITAEDERFGGFSGLRISGDGSRIWAVTDKANWLSAVMERDGKGAVSGLADAALYCLCRQDGTRYGSKHWGDSEGLEISGNTAYVSFERLNRINRYQIGRDGSPGKPVQATASFGPLKLAYLEGLEAVAIAPAASPLAGKVVAIAEESLNGEGNNRAFIASDRGIEEFAITRSGEYSVTDAVFLPQGDLAVLERRFGLSVGLGMRIRRFDTASIRAGVTLKGEVLAEAGLSSRIDNMEGIAAWQDGAGKTRIMLISDDNFNRTLQRTLLLEFVLNE, from the coding sequence ATGTCCCGGCTTGCCCTTTTTGCCACAAGACTGTTTTCAGCGGCTTTTATCCTGGCATGGCTGATGGCGCCGGTCATGGCGGAACCTGTCAAGGTAGTCAGCGAGCCGATCGGGTATTTCCATATCGGTTCTTCAAGCAACAAGGTTGGCAGGCTTGCCTATGCCGGCGGGCTGGAGATCACCGCGGAAGACGAGCGCTTTGGCGGGTTTTCGGGTCTGCGCATCAGCGGGGATGGCAGCAGAATATGGGCGGTTACCGACAAGGCCAACTGGCTTTCTGCCGTCATGGAACGGGACGGGAAAGGCGCAGTTTCAGGGCTTGCTGATGCAGCTCTTTATTGTCTGTGCCGTCAGGACGGCACCCGCTACGGATCAAAGCACTGGGGCGACTCAGAAGGCCTCGAGATCAGCGGCAATACTGCCTATGTCTCCTTTGAGCGCCTAAACCGCATCAACCGCTATCAGATCGGCCGTGACGGTTCGCCCGGCAAGCCGGTGCAGGCAACGGCCTCGTTTGGGCCATTGAAACTGGCCTATCTGGAGGGATTGGAGGCCGTGGCCATTGCGCCGGCGGCTTCTCCGCTTGCCGGAAAAGTCGTCGCGATTGCCGAAGAAAGCCTCAACGGTGAGGGCAACAACCGTGCCTTCATCGCGTCGGACAGGGGAATCGAGGAGTTCGCCATCACCCGCAGTGGCGAGTATTCGGTTACCGATGCGGTATTTTTGCCGCAAGGCGATCTGGCCGTGCTGGAGCGCCGCTTCGGATTGTCCGTGGGGCTTGGCATGCGCATCCGCCGTTTCGACACGGCATCGATCCGCGCCGGCGTTACCCTGAAAGGCGAAGTGCTTGCCGAAGCCGGTCTTTCCAGCCGGATCGACAACATGGAAGGCATTGCCGCCTGGCAGGATGGTGCCGGCAAGACCCGCATCATGCTGATATCGGATGACAACTTCAACCGGACGCTGCAGCGTACCCTGCTGCTGGAATTCGTGCTGAACGAATGA
- a CDS encoding CarD family transcriptional regulator, producing the protein MATAKKATQRQGFRVNEYIVYPAHGVGQISSIEEQEVAGHKLELFVISFLQDKLILRVPVAKASSAGMRKLAEPSLVEKALKTVQGRARIKRTMWSRRAQEYEAKINSGDLIQISEVVRDLFRSDNQPEQSYSERQLYEAALDRMAREISSVNKISTTEAVVLIEKNLAKGPRRGAAANDESEEKAA; encoded by the coding sequence ATGGCTACCGCCAAGAAAGCCACCCAGCGTCAAGGTTTCCGTGTCAACGAATACATCGTCTATCCCGCTCACGGGGTCGGTCAGATTTCGTCGATCGAGGAACAGGAAGTAGCAGGCCACAAGCTGGAACTGTTTGTCATCAGCTTTCTGCAGGACAAGTTGATCCTGCGGGTTCCTGTTGCCAAGGCATCTTCTGCCGGCATGCGGAAACTTGCAGAGCCTTCCCTGGTGGAAAAGGCGCTGAAAACCGTGCAAGGCAGGGCGCGCATCAAGCGCACCATGTGGAGCCGGCGGGCGCAGGAATATGAGGCAAAGATCAACTCCGGCGACCTGATCCAGATTTCCGAGGTTGTGCGAGATCTGTTCCGTTCCGACAATCAGCCGGAGCAGTCCTACAGCGAACGCCAGCTCTATGAGGCAGCTCTTGACCGCATGGCGCGTGAGATTTCCTCCGTCAACAAGATTTCCACCACCGAAGCAGTGGTTCTGATCGAAAAGAACCTCGCCAAAGGACCGCGCCGCGGTGCGGCTGCCAATGACGAGTCGGAAGAAAAAGCCGCCTGA
- a CDS encoding DUF3108 domain-containing protein: MKHRFSVMALLGAVFLAPAPAGPAHAQEAPVVKTSLSQDQRHETKFRVKFGSVTVGKVTFGVAMNGDNYTFTGNGRTQGLADWFAPGKAVIKSEGKVAGDRHNAASHYLSVTENKKTAVLKMAFTGGKVSDVYLKPDKRKKKKAPKYILIKPDDLVNVIDPASTMVVPVPFEKAKDPKAVCNHRFRVYDGDTRFDIKLSYKRNKAIKTQGYDGHAYVCKLKYIPVAGHKKKHKSTRRMAKNNDMEIWLAPISGGTDKQSIFTPIRILVPTWIGTFSAEPDYFGPARS; this comes from the coding sequence ATGAAACACCGCTTTAGTGTCATGGCCCTGCTGGGGGCTGTTTTTCTTGCTCCTGCGCCCGCCGGCCCCGCACACGCACAGGAAGCGCCTGTAGTGAAGACCTCACTTTCCCAGGATCAGCGCCATGAAACCAAATTCAGGGTAAAATTCGGCTCGGTAACGGTGGGCAAGGTCACCTTTGGCGTTGCCATGAATGGTGACAATTACACCTTCACCGGCAATGGCCGCACCCAGGGGCTGGCCGACTGGTTTGCACCCGGCAAAGCCGTGATCAAGAGCGAGGGCAAGGTGGCCGGCGACCGTCACAATGCGGCCAGTCACTATCTTTCGGTAACGGAGAACAAGAAGACTGCCGTGCTGAAGATGGCTTTTACGGGCGGCAAGGTGAGCGATGTCTATCTGAAACCTGACAAGCGCAAGAAAAAGAAAGCGCCAAAATACATTCTTATCAAGCCGGACGACCTGGTGAACGTGATCGATCCGGCAAGCACGATGGTGGTGCCCGTGCCGTTCGAAAAAGCCAAGGACCCCAAGGCGGTCTGCAATCACCGTTTTCGTGTCTATGACGGTGATACACGTTTTGACATCAAGCTCAGCTACAAACGCAACAAGGCCATCAAGACCCAGGGCTATGATGGCCATGCCTATGTCTGCAAGCTGAAATACATTCCTGTTGCCGGTCACAAGAAGAAGCACAAGAGCACCCGGCGGATGGCGAAAAACAACGACATGGAAATCTGGCTGGCGCCAATCAGCGGCGGCACGGACAAGCAGAGCATCTTCACGCCGATCCGCATTCTCGTGCCGACCTGGATTGGCACGTTTTCCGCAGAGCCGGACTATTTCGGGCCGGCACGCTCTTAG